GGCTGTCCGACCGGGCCGGTACACGGGCCCGCACCTACTCGCTCGGCATGAAGCAGCGACTCGGGCTCGCCCTGGCCCTGATCGGCAAACCCCGGCTGGTCATTCTCGACGAGCCGACCAACGGTCTCGATCCGTCCGGAATCGTCGAGATGCGCGAACTGATCCGCAACCTGCCCGAGCGCGGGGTGACGGTGCTGGTTTCATCCCATCTGCTGGCCGAGGTGCAGCTGATGTGCGACCGGGTGACGATCATCAACCGGGGGTCGCTGGTCGCCGACGGAACCCTGGCCGAGGTGCTGGCCAGGGCCGGCGGCGAGGATGCGTTCCGGGTGACGGTCGACCCCGCCCGGGGTGAGGCGGCCGTGGCCACGCTCAGCGCCTCCGGGCTGACCGCCGCCCTCACCGGCCCGGGACAGGTCAGTGTGACCGGATGCCGGGACGGCTCCGCAATCACCAGGGCACTCGCCGGAAACGGGATCTACCTGAGCGGGCTTGCGGCATCCGCGGCGAGTCTCGAGAACGTATTCCTCGCTCTTACGGACGGAGGCGACGATGGCGG
This DNA window, taken from Solirubrobacterales bacterium, encodes the following:
- a CDS encoding ABC transporter ATP-binding protein, with the protein product MSEPLIELDRLSKHFGSIKALTELSLVVPEGTVCGLLGPNGSGKTTAIRALLGLSRPTSGSTRLLGQAPGTPGFRSAIHQSGSLIEGPALYGRATGRQNMRIQARARGLDDDRAGIDELLELVGLSDRAGTRARTYSLGMKQRLGLALALIGKPRLVILDEPTNGLDPSGIVEMRELIRNLPERGVTVLVSSHLLAEVQLMCDRVTIINRGSLVADGTLAEVLARAGGEDAFRVTVDPARGEAAVATLSASGLTAALTGPGQVSVTGCRDGSAITRALAGNGIYLSGLAASAASLENVFLALTDGGDDGG